AAATTAGCCCAATGAGTACatgttaatatcaatttttatatttgagttTATTTTCGAAAGACGCATGTATTTAACTATACTCAAACATTTATACTAATTACACTACATTCATTAAACTGTCATCACAACAAAATGAATGGATGTTTTTCTACCCATATTACACGATAAATTTCATTGACTTACCaaacacatttatttttcacacaaaaaattagattatataAACTTATTCAACTCTCATCCCacgatatttttatttatgtgtttttaattttaaagagttGTGATATATCCTTCGCGAGTTCCAAATTTAACGAacaatctaaatattttatcataatattttctCATTGGAATTGACTATGTTTAATATTTCAcatgttatatttaaaacataacatCATACACTTTCATTCTTGCAAATACAAaaactcaatttaaaaattaataaattataatcaattatcgattaaactataataattttcaaatacaatatattaactacacataaaaatacaatgtagatataataacaatattacaatgaaagataaacaattttcatcatttaaaaatatttgaaaacttattttttaaattttataaaatactttCTCCCTTAATGATATGTCGATTAAACatcttaaattttcaatttaataaatttcatttaatgaGAACTTGCTCACCCAATAACTTTacataattcataaattttgcaagagataacaaaaaaatctaattattttaaactaaaattttcttcatttcttttacTTAACATAAGctattttgttataaaacaatACCGACTTAAACTAATATaacttgaaatattttattttttctctactAAAATGTATAACATATCGATTTCAttattcaaacaaaacaattttcatatgttcaaataaaacataattattgaataaaatcaAACGTTACGAGTACATCATCTTCACATCTAAACCATCTATACTGCGTTACTGTCATAACTTAACTAGTTACTTATATAAAATGTTGTAATGAATGATTTCAACGTACcttattattataaacaaaGCTTTATCTTTGTCATAGAAGGATTACGTGCAAACTTCCAACCTCTATGAAAAACTTTCCAAAATCaactataaaaaattaacaatttttttaatcaactaaacttactttatttttttatcaagattTCTAAGGAAGACTATGATGTACAAATAACATAAagacaaaatatttttggacattcttgtgaaataaaaatctaagagttctttttttttttcttctatttatacATTTTGTATACTTCATTCAATTTATCACTTATACTCTCAAACAACTTAAAATGTAGTTacaattttatctttctaaTGTATCactacaaatatttaaaaactactttcaattttgttttcgatattgaaaaaattaattaacatcatagataattaacaaaatgatcaaattaataataatttattttatattaatttacgcaatataaaataatatttatttttctttaaaccattatatttatgttattcttttaaaatcgaaaattaaaattatatttttctcagaattttcttaaattcctttctttttaaaaaaaaaacaattacaaataagTCGGCATTCAGAAAATTGAGTCCAACCTGTTTTATAGTGGCAGTAAGCATTgtgcatattttaaaattcggTCCCTAATAAATAAGTccaaaggaaaataaataaagtgtgAAGGTCTATGcaggaatttttttatttaaattggttttatttttcaaaaagataaatcTATATAAATTGAGCACAGGCATCCCTCTGGTCCATTTTTGTtcctattaaatatttaattaaacttttatttttctggaAGCAATTATGGTCTTGTAACTCTTGGCAATTCTCGTCCACATCTCCATCAATTTCTTCATTTACAAGAAAACACGTGCAACTTTTGCATTCAACATTTTGAggtaagaatttaaataaaaaagattatttttaaaaatattgaatatagtaaaaaattatatgagattaatctttCTTTATGTTAAATCTATACATAGTACtctgtttataataaaaaaatatagattaaatttaaaatacaaataaaaaaatgataataaattaactaaaaataaaaaataaaaaataaaataatattttcaatattcacttttaaagttttaaatttaaatttactgaTTTTGGAAAAATTAAAGTTGCACGCTGAGGACACACCACACCCACGAGTAAGTCGGAAAGAACCAAATTTCCAATTTCCTTAATTATCTGTGTCAAACCTGTTGATACGTAAAGATGAAAATGCAGAATGTGATATgtctatattaaaaatgaattaaacttgACTTTATAGCCACCGAAAACTGATTACAGTTACGCATAAGGCGCATGACTcttatacttaaatttgatttatttaaaagtaactGAACTTTTACAACAGTAACTTTTAAAACCCTAAACACTAACAACACCAAACCTCATCATGCCGTCTCTTCTCCGCTGCAACGGCCTCTCCATCTCCCCCTTACCTCCGCAACCCACGCGCCACCTCAAATTTATTGTCCCTCCAACCCTAAACATCAAACCCTCAAAACCTTCGCGCCACGTTACGGTGCGCGCCGAGGTGAAGGAGACCGCCGCAACCGCCTCTTCCTCCGACGAGAAGATCCGTGAAATCCTCCGCAACCGCGACTATGTTAAGAAGTTCGGATTCCGCAGAGACATCGATTCCGAGTCGATCCCTAAAGGCCTCTCCAAAGAAACTATTCGTCTGATCTCGTCCCTGAAAGAGGAACCTCAATGGATGCTGGAATTCCGCTTGAAGGCATTTGAGAAATTCCTGTCCATGAAAGTCCCTACCTGGTCCGACAACAGCTACCCTCCTATCGATTTCCAGGATATCTGCTACTACTCGGCTCCCAAGAAGAAACCCTCTCTGGAATCCCTCGAAGACGCCGATTCCGAACTCCTCCTCTACTTCAAGGATCTTGGCGTTCCTCTCGACGAGCAGAAGCGTCTCGCAAACGTCGCCGTCGACGCCGTCTTCGACAGCGTCTCCATCGGCACCACCCACCGCAAAACCCTGGAGAAGGCCGGGGTCATATTCTGCTCCATCTCCGACGCTATTAAGGAGTACCCCGAGTTAGTCCGCAAGTACTTAGGGAGGGTCGTGCCCTCCGATGACAACTACTACGCCGCGTTGAACTCCGCCGTCTTCAGCGACGGTTCGTTCTGCTACATTCCCAAAGACACCAAGTGCCCGATGCAGATCTCCACCTACTTCAGAATCAACGCGCTGGAAACGGGGCAGTTTGAGCGGACTTTGATCGTTGCCGACGACAGGAGCTTTGTAGAGTATTTGGAAGGGTGCACTGCGCCGTCCTATGGTCGGAACCAGCTCCACGCGGCGGTGGTGGAGTTGCACTGTGGGGAAGGGGCGGAGATAAAGTACTCCACGGTGCAGAATTGGTACGCTGGGGGTGAGAATGGGAAAGGTGGGATTTACAATTTCGTGACGAAGAGAGGAGTGTGTGAGGGATCGCGGTCGAAGATATCGTGGACGCAGGTGGAGACGGGTTCTGCGATCACGTGGAAGTATCCGAGTGTTGTGTTGGAGGGAGATGatagtgttggggagttctGTTCTGTTGCTTTGACGAATAACTATCAGCAGGCTGATACGGGGACCAAGATGATACACAAAGGGAAGAACACAAGGAGTAGGATTATCTCTAAGGGTATATCGGTTGGACATTCCAGAAACTGTTATAGAGGGCTGGTTCAGGTTCTGTCCAAGGCGGACAATGCGCGAAACTCATCGCAGTGTGACTCCATGCTTATTGGGGACAATGCAGCTGCCAATACCT
This window of the Vigna angularis cultivar LongXiaoDou No.4 chromosome 7, ASM1680809v1, whole genome shotgun sequence genome carries:
- the LOC108338695 gene encoding UPF0051 protein ABCI8, chloroplastic; translation: MPSLLRCNGLSISPLPPQPTRHLKFIVPPTLNIKPSKPSRHVTVRAEVKETAATASSSDEKIREILRNRDYVKKFGFRRDIDSESIPKGLSKETIRLISSLKEEPQWMLEFRLKAFEKFLSMKVPTWSDNSYPPIDFQDICYYSAPKKKPSLESLEDADSELLLYFKDLGVPLDEQKRLANVAVDAVFDSVSIGTTHRKTLEKAGVIFCSISDAIKEYPELVRKYLGRVVPSDDNYYAALNSAVFSDGSFCYIPKDTKCPMQISTYFRINALETGQFERTLIVADDRSFVEYLEGCTAPSYGRNQLHAAVVELHCGEGAEIKYSTVQNWYAGGENGKGGIYNFVTKRGVCEGSRSKISWTQVETGSAITWKYPSVVLEGDDSVGEFCSVALTNNYQQADTGTKMIHKGKNTRSRIISKGISVGHSRNCYRGLVQVLSKADNARNSSQCDSMLIGDNAAANTYPYIQVKNPTARIEHEASTSKIGEDQLFYFQQRGIDYEKAMAAMISGFCRDVFNELPDEFGSEVNQLMSLKLEGSVG